Genomic DNA from Bacterioplanes sanyensis:
ATCAGGCGGCCATCCAGCGATTGAATCGGCAGTACCTCTGCGGCGGTACCGGTAAAGAAGGCTTCATCGGCGATGTAGACTTCGTCACGGGTAATTCGCTTCTCTTGCACTGTGTAACCCAGGTTGGCGGCAAACTCCATAATGGTTTTACGGGTAATGCCGTCCAAGCACGAGGTCAGCTCTGGGGTGTAAATCACACCGTCGCGAATAACAAAAATATTCTCGCCCGAACCCTCGGCGACATAACCTTCGTTATCCAACAGCAAGGCTTCTTCACAGCCACTGTCGATGGCTTCGCGCAGTGCCAACATGGAGTTGATGTAGTTGCCGTTGGCCTTGGCTTTACACATGGTGATGTTGACGTGATGGCGCGTGTAAGACGACGTACGAATGCGAATGCCTTGAGTTTTCGCCTCTTCACCCATGTACGCTGGCCATTCCCAGGCAGCGACCATGACGTGCACTTTTAAGTTATCGGCACGCAGCCCCATGCCTTCGCTGCCGTAAAACACCATCGGGCGGATATAGGCACTGTCGAGGTTGTTTTCGCGCACCGCGGCACGTTGCGCTTCGTTGATTTCATCTTTGGTGTATGGCATTGGAATGCCAAGAATGTGGGCCGAGCGAAACAGGCGGTCAGTGTGTTCCTGCAAGCGGAAAATCGCTGCGCCTTGATCGGTCTCATAGGCCCGCACACCTTCAAAAACGCCCATGCCGTAGTGCAGGGTGTGAGTCAGTACATGGACCTTGGCTTCGCGCCAATCAACCAACTCTCCGTCTAGCCAGATCAGACCGTCGCGGTCTGCCATGGAAGGTAGCATATCGACCTCTTTTACACTGTGGCGGTTATTAACATTGTGCCGCCGTCGGGTTAATTATCAGGCTCGTTGTGGTCAGCCTCTAACCAGCGGTTCCATAACCGCACTACCTGCTGGCGTTGCGCGTCAAACCCTAATGTTTGCACACGCTCATAATCCAGCAGCAGCTTTTGTTTTTGCAGTGCTCGCCGGTGAGTTTCGGCTCGGTAGGACAGGTAGGTTTCCTGTAAGGTCTGCTGATCTTTTGAATCCATCAGACCCGTGGCTGCGAACGCGTCCAACAGCCGCATGTTGTCGGTGACATCAAGTAACGGCGGATGTTGGCAGGACCAGGCCAGAACCCCGTATTGAACCAGAAACTCGATATCAACAATACCCCCAGCGTCTTGTTTGAGATGGAATTGTTGACCACTCGTATCTTTGGAGCCAAGGTTGTCACGCATTTTCTCACGCATGTCTCTGACTTGCTGGCGCAACTGCGGTAAGTCCCTAGCCGTTGCCAGCGTTTGCGCGCGAATGTGGCGGAACTCCTCGGCTGCAGCGTGACTGCCGCATAACACACGCGCCCGTACCAAGGCCTGATGCTCCCAGGTCCAAGCGTGCTGTTGTTGATACTCAGCAAAGGCTTTCATCGAGGCGACGATCATGCCGGAATTACCCGAAGGTCTAAGACGCATATCCACTTCGTATAAATCGCCGGAGCGTGTTTGCGTGGTCATGATGTGGATAATGCGCTGCCCCATGCGAGTGTAAAACACGCCGTTGTCTTGGCTGCGCTCGCCAGTGGTATAGCGGTTGCCGGCGCTGTTGTGCAAAAACACCAGGTCCAAATCTGAGCTGTAACTCAACTCCAAACCACCGACTTTGCCGTAACCAATAACAGCAAACTCGGGCTCCATCACCGGCTCTTTGTCGGCGTTGGTGGGGTAGCCGTATTTGGCCACCATTTGTGCAAACGCTAAGCGCACGACTGTGTCCAAGATGACTTCGGCCAGCCAGGTGAGGTAGTCGCTGACCTGCATCAGTGGCAAAGCGTCCATCACTTCACAGGCCGCCGCTCGCAGTTTATGCGCGCGCAAAAACTGGCGCAGCTGCTCCATTTGCTGTTCCAGGTCGTCGTCATCGATACGCAGCAAACGCAAATGCAGTTCTTCCGCCAGTTCGGCCTTATCGGGCAGGCGATACAGGGTGTCGGGCACCAGTAGCTCATCGAGCAGCAGTGGGGTGGCAGCAATGTATTCAGCCACCCAACTGGAAGCACCGCACAAACGCACCAGTTGCTCCAGCGCCTGCGGATTTTCTTTTAACAGCACCAGGTAGGCGGTGCGCCGCAGCACCGCTTCGAGCAATGGAATAATGCGCTCGAGGGTGGTGACCGGATTGTCGCCTTGCCACAGCAGTGCCAGCAGTTTGGGCATCAGCGCATCCAGACGCTCACGCCCAATTTGCTGCATGTTTAATACCGCGCGCGATTGGCGAAAGTTGCTCAGCCGCTGCTGCACTTCATCGGAGCCAGCGCAGGGGAACTGTTGTAGAAACTCTTGTTTGTATTGGCCGTGCAGTTCACCCAGCCACAGGTCGTGCCAAGCATGCGCCAGTTCTTCTTCCTCTGGTGTGTCGTCATCGTCGCTGGCGACAATATGAGAAAAGTGCAGGCTGACGATGTCACGATGTTGCTGCAGCTCGGCTAAAAAGCTGGCCCAGTCGTCAAAGCCCATGGCGATGGCTAGGCGCAGCTGATCAAACTCGTTGTCCGGCAGCTGCTGGGTTTGCTCATCGTGGCGCGCTTGAATGGCGTGTTCGACATTGCGTAAAAACAAGTACGCCTGTTTGAGCTCGCTGCAGGCATTGGCGGGCAAGTAGCCATCGGCGGCGAGAATATCCAGCACTTTGCACAGTTCGCGGGTTTGTAAATCGCTGTCTTGGCCGCCGCGAATCAGCTGAAACGCCTGTACGATAAACTCCACTTCGCGAATACCGCCAGGGCCAAGCTTAACGTTCATCTCTAGCCCGCGGCGGCGCACTTC
This window encodes:
- a CDS encoding branched-chain amino acid transaminase, with protein sequence MLPSMADRDGLIWLDGELVDWREAKVHVLTHTLHYGMGVFEGVRAYETDQGAAIFRLQEHTDRLFRSAHILGIPMPYTKDEINEAQRAAVRENNLDSAYIRPMVFYGSEGMGLRADNLKVHVMVAAWEWPAYMGEEAKTQGIRIRTSSYTRHHVNITMCKAKANGNYINSMLALREAIDSGCEEALLLDNEGYVAEGSGENIFVIRDGVIYTPELTSCLDGITRKTIMEFAANLGYTVQEKRITRDEVYIADEAFFTGTAAEVLPIQSLDGRLIGEGRRGPVTEQLQTLYFDQVTGKRDYKPEWQTLVK
- the glnE gene encoding bifunctional [glutamate--ammonia ligase]-adenylyl-L-tyrosine phosphorylase/[glutamate--ammonia-ligase] adenylyltransferase; protein product: MLPPALQSHWQSVFEQLTDTWQLRQADFPSFWQQLSEQRQQQCQRVLCLSDFVADSVAKEPDYWQNILFDSALDEPLTRQHFSQWLDHLSDGAQTEEDWHKALRLLRRRAQSHIIWRDLLRTATTLQTTRALSELADECVSRTLAFLTPQLQQRYGAPMGKHSDSEQHLQVLGMGKLGAYELNLSSDIDLIFTYPESGDTQGPKVISNQEYFIKLGQKLIQALDTVTIDGFVFRTDMRLRPYGQSGPLVMNFASMEAYYQEQGRDWERYAMVKARVMTGEDNPAAQELLSILRPFTYRQYVDFSAFDSLRSMKAMINAEVRRRGLEMNVKLGPGGIREVEFIVQAFQLIRGGQDSDLQTRELCKVLDILAADGYLPANACSELKQAYLFLRNVEHAIQARHDEQTQQLPDNEFDQLRLAIAMGFDDWASFLAELQQHRDIVSLHFSHIVASDDDDTPEEEELAHAWHDLWLGELHGQYKQEFLQQFPCAGSDEVQQRLSNFRQSRAVLNMQQIGRERLDALMPKLLALLWQGDNPVTTLERIIPLLEAVLRRTAYLVLLKENPQALEQLVRLCGASSWVAEYIAATPLLLDELLVPDTLYRLPDKAELAEELHLRLLRIDDDDLEQQMEQLRQFLRAHKLRAAACEVMDALPLMQVSDYLTWLAEVILDTVVRLAFAQMVAKYGYPTNADKEPVMEPEFAVIGYGKVGGLELSYSSDLDLVFLHNSAGNRYTTGERSQDNGVFYTRMGQRIIHIMTTQTRSGDLYEVDMRLRPSGNSGMIVASMKAFAEYQQQHAWTWEHQALVRARVLCGSHAAAEEFRHIRAQTLATARDLPQLRQQVRDMREKMRDNLGSKDTSGQQFHLKQDAGGIVDIEFLVQYGVLAWSCQHPPLLDVTDNMRLLDAFAATGLMDSKDQQTLQETYLSYRAETHRRALQKQKLLLDYERVQTLGFDAQRQQVVRLWNRWLEADHNEPDN